In a single window of the Bactrocera dorsalis isolate Fly_Bdor chromosome 2, ASM2337382v1, whole genome shotgun sequence genome:
- the LOC105231115 gene encoding uncharacterized protein LOC105231115 isoform X1, whose amino-acid sequence MKVLPILQPNRLLYLYFTVIVVIVVGDYASALQQQQSEPQTRREQDRPTTTPSKQQQPAHAEVNHTANKPLKFGTKIVDYAVAKLNANITTINATDRQQSADTRNNKQENEKLQTDIQLNNAADIAPSPRVARRFDGSTAPATQMIGENDVPPVKKTQRTGSTSANAPSAALPIATATSKPKRRDGNSSRSSSRDGKSAAVAASQRSNSFDSQAQSARQLATNRARNSHAANVASQQTNRGSGKKSKVASQPTLTPAVVANSRREANKSRKALSATTVSAPISSSTPATATVRAPVVANNPLSNPFSFFSPSLWALSSPPKASSTKKPPKKYTPPPVTTTATVKDKKSTLQKEKSTTLTPLASNQITTTALPPKKSTTDGPFRIALPTFNFFGNQAQRSPEAVGEKDKRNTAQNLRNLFDCPRESEVRFQLFPKICKVDGDCAVWNRDELCCEIFGAKSCVSGIAKPLEETSHTPILGLIPRKCPTRPLAELWWQVQECETDTDCWPRVCCPDGNKRYCRTSQPELETVPVPVKRSFNYLSEYIECTPPPPPIFDLHPKTCASTLDCFPNVCCQEAGLRHCRPPKKSLLTWMANFLNVDFVKRLAQNIVIK is encoded by the exons ATGAAAGTACTACCGATATTGCAGCCAAATCGGCTATTGTACCTCTACTTCACAGTCATTGTTGTTATCGTTGTTGGGGATTATGCAAGTGcgctgcaacagcaacagtcaGAGCCACAGACACGGCGAGAGCAAGATCGGCCAACAACTACGCCCAGTAAACAGCAACAACCTGCACATGCGGAAGTAAACCATACCGCCAATAAACCGTTGAAATTCGGTACAAAAATTGTTGATTATGCTGTtgctaaattgaatgctaacaTCACAACTATTAATGCTACAGATCGCCAACAATCCGCTGATACCAGAAATAACAAGCAAGAAAACGAAAAACTACAAACGGACATACAGTTAAACAATGCCGCAGACATTGCACCATCACCAAGGGTAGCACGTCGCTTTGATGGGTCCACAGCGCCAGCCACACAAATGATTGGTGAAAATGACGTGCCACCGGTGAAGAAAACTCAGCGCACTGGCAGCACATCGGCAAATGCACCATCGGCCGCGCTACCAATTGCCACAGCGACGTCCAAGCCAAAGCGTCGAGACGGCAATAGCTCGCGTTCGAGCTCACGCGATGGCAAATCCGCTGCGGTTGCAGCAAGTCAACGTTCCAATTCTTTTGATTCCCAGGCGCAAAGTGCACGGCAGTTGGCAACTAACCGTGCTCGCAATTCGCATGCAGCCAATGTAGCGAGCCAGCAAACGAACAGGGGGTCTGGTAAGAAAAGCAAAGTTGCATCACAGCCAACGTTGACGCCAGCGGTTGTGGCTAACAGCCGGCGGGAGGCAAATAAATCGCGCAAAGCCTTAAGTGCAACAACGGTATCAGCACCAATATCCTCGTCTACACCTGCGACCGCGACTG TCCGCGCTCCAGTTGTTGCCAACAATCCACTCAGTAATCCTTTCAGTTTTTTCTCTCCCTCTCTTTGGGCTCTGTCCAGTCCACCCAAAGCATCGTCAACAAAAAAGCCACCCAAAAAATATACACCGCCACCAGTAACAACTACAGCAACAGTTAAAGACAAGAAAAGCActcttcaaaaagaaaaatcgaCGACGTTAACACCGTTAGCTTCTAATCAAATTACGACGACCGCGCTGCCACCCAAAAAAAGCACCACCGATGGACCATTTCGTATAGCATTGCCAACATTTAACTTTTTCGGCAATCAAGCTCAAAGGTCCCCTGAAGCGGTTGGCGAGAAGGATAAACGCAATACAGCACAGAATCTGCGTAATCTCTTCGATTGTCCACGCGAGAGTGAGGTGCGCTTCCAGCTATTTCCCAAAATTTGTAAAGTGGATGGAGATTGTGCCGTTTGGAATCGCGATGAGTTGTGTTGTGAAATATTTGGCGCAAAAAGTTGTGTCTCAGGCATAGCCAAACCGCTTGAAGAGACTTCACATACCC ccaTATTGGGATTGATACCACGCAAATGTCCGACCCGCCCACTAGCCGAACTATGGTGGCAAGTTCAGGAATGTGAAACCGACACGGACTGTTGGCCTAGAGTTTGCTGTCCTGATGGAAATAAACGCTACTGCAGAACTTCACAGCCGGAGCTGGAGACAGTACCAGTACCGGTGAAACGTTCTTTCAATTATC TCTCCGAGTATATTGAGTGTACACCACCGCCGCCACCCATCTTCGATTTACATCCAAAGACTTGCGCTTCTACTTTGGACTGCTTCCCGAATGTGTGTTGTCAAGAGGCGGGTTTGCGACACTGTCGTCCGCCAAAGAAATCTCTTCTTACTTGGATGGCGAATTTCCTGAATGTGGACTTCGTTAAGCGCCTGGCccaaaatattgttataaagtGA
- the LOC105231115 gene encoding uncharacterized protein LOC105231115 isoform X2: MKVLPILQPNRLLYLYFTVIVVIVVGDYASALQQQQSEPQTRREQDRPTTTPSKQQQPAHAEVNHTANKPLKFDRQQSADTRNNKQENEKLQTDIQLNNAADIAPSPRVARRFDGSTAPATQMIGENDVPPVKKTQRTGSTSANAPSAALPIATATSKPKRRDGNSSRSSSRDGKSAAVAASQRSNSFDSQAQSARQLATNRARNSHAANVASQQTNRGSGKKSKVASQPTLTPAVVANSRREANKSRKALSATTVSAPISSSTPATATVRAPVVANNPLSNPFSFFSPSLWALSSPPKASSTKKPPKKYTPPPVTTTATVKDKKSTLQKEKSTTLTPLASNQITTTALPPKKSTTDGPFRIALPTFNFFGNQAQRSPEAVGEKDKRNTAQNLRNLFDCPRESEVRFQLFPKICKVDGDCAVWNRDELCCEIFGAKSCVSGIAKPLEETSHTPILGLIPRKCPTRPLAELWWQVQECETDTDCWPRVCCPDGNKRYCRTSQPELETVPVPVKRSFNYLSEYIECTPPPPPIFDLHPKTCASTLDCFPNVCCQEAGLRHCRPPKKSLLTWMANFLNVDFVKRLAQNIVIK; the protein is encoded by the exons ATGAAAGTACTACCGATATTGCAGCCAAATCGGCTATTGTACCTCTACTTCACAGTCATTGTTGTTATCGTTGTTGGGGATTATGCAAGTGcgctgcaacagcaacagtcaGAGCCACAGACACGGCGAGAGCAAGATCGGCCAACAACTACGCCCAGTAAACAGCAACAACCTGCACATGCGGAAGTAAACCATACCGCCAATAAACCGTTGAAATTCG ATCGCCAACAATCCGCTGATACCAGAAATAACAAGCAAGAAAACGAAAAACTACAAACGGACATACAGTTAAACAATGCCGCAGACATTGCACCATCACCAAGGGTAGCACGTCGCTTTGATGGGTCCACAGCGCCAGCCACACAAATGATTGGTGAAAATGACGTGCCACCGGTGAAGAAAACTCAGCGCACTGGCAGCACATCGGCAAATGCACCATCGGCCGCGCTACCAATTGCCACAGCGACGTCCAAGCCAAAGCGTCGAGACGGCAATAGCTCGCGTTCGAGCTCACGCGATGGCAAATCCGCTGCGGTTGCAGCAAGTCAACGTTCCAATTCTTTTGATTCCCAGGCGCAAAGTGCACGGCAGTTGGCAACTAACCGTGCTCGCAATTCGCATGCAGCCAATGTAGCGAGCCAGCAAACGAACAGGGGGTCTGGTAAGAAAAGCAAAGTTGCATCACAGCCAACGTTGACGCCAGCGGTTGTGGCTAACAGCCGGCGGGAGGCAAATAAATCGCGCAAAGCCTTAAGTGCAACAACGGTATCAGCACCAATATCCTCGTCTACACCTGCGACCGCGACTG TCCGCGCTCCAGTTGTTGCCAACAATCCACTCAGTAATCCTTTCAGTTTTTTCTCTCCCTCTCTTTGGGCTCTGTCCAGTCCACCCAAAGCATCGTCAACAAAAAAGCCACCCAAAAAATATACACCGCCACCAGTAACAACTACAGCAACAGTTAAAGACAAGAAAAGCActcttcaaaaagaaaaatcgaCGACGTTAACACCGTTAGCTTCTAATCAAATTACGACGACCGCGCTGCCACCCAAAAAAAGCACCACCGATGGACCATTTCGTATAGCATTGCCAACATTTAACTTTTTCGGCAATCAAGCTCAAAGGTCCCCTGAAGCGGTTGGCGAGAAGGATAAACGCAATACAGCACAGAATCTGCGTAATCTCTTCGATTGTCCACGCGAGAGTGAGGTGCGCTTCCAGCTATTTCCCAAAATTTGTAAAGTGGATGGAGATTGTGCCGTTTGGAATCGCGATGAGTTGTGTTGTGAAATATTTGGCGCAAAAAGTTGTGTCTCAGGCATAGCCAAACCGCTTGAAGAGACTTCACATACCC ccaTATTGGGATTGATACCACGCAAATGTCCGACCCGCCCACTAGCCGAACTATGGTGGCAAGTTCAGGAATGTGAAACCGACACGGACTGTTGGCCTAGAGTTTGCTGTCCTGATGGAAATAAACGCTACTGCAGAACTTCACAGCCGGAGCTGGAGACAGTACCAGTACCGGTGAAACGTTCTTTCAATTATC TCTCCGAGTATATTGAGTGTACACCACCGCCGCCACCCATCTTCGATTTACATCCAAAGACTTGCGCTTCTACTTTGGACTGCTTCCCGAATGTGTGTTGTCAAGAGGCGGGTTTGCGACACTGTCGTCCGCCAAAGAAATCTCTTCTTACTTGGATGGCGAATTTCCTGAATGTGGACTTCGTTAAGCGCCTGGCccaaaatattgttataaagtGA
- the LOC105231091 gene encoding 40S ribosomal protein S29, whose translation MGFANLWYSHPRKYGQGSRCCRSCSNRHGLIRKYGLNICRQCFREYANDIGFKKLD comes from the exons ATGGGTTTCGCAAATCTTTGGTATTCTCATCCACGTAAATACGGCCAAGGCTCAAGATgctg ccGTTCCTGCTCTAACCGACATGGTTTGATCCGCAAATATGGTCTGAACATCTGCCGTCAGTGCTTCAGAGAGTATGCCAATGATATTGGCTTCAAGAAG CTCGATTAA
- the LOC105231092 gene encoding uncharacterized protein LOC105231092 isoform X2, which translates to MDISRQAFSEANTTGVSMYLSFDSSISSAAYKTLEATTCDLSMLSNMDHEEATVENSQEIHQNSTLEALDSHLNYLESVKDIDSCSKLTALPKRILQEYNVVSSTPTKEQLLRSVEVVRGSGAERCVDLKFAFMDMDDKKVNATDKENALPAKKVTAISNKNDEASLRTIIEETSVVDEINTSKHKEEPNIEETTPKATNSKIPITDELPRDPEKPEIKVSDINKRKSLIKKPLCEPDLKANRPSRISMNPNNRYTLNNIGTKSNIDKEIKEIPKLMNKVLKFAEATITENDKSKTTSLSDTPRRSVLPNTQQNRKSTIPTGLSHNNRKSMLPIGRTVQTEVNTKCTQKPVIESTKQGPANRKSMYPVVPAKAANVPPLTASNTKTRPTVTAKPESIFVCKVCGCKFSLKSLLDAHKRSHEGDGVPAFVKKTNTSAASTTSSITHSNNGNKCRYCDKKFVLLRALHIHLLQNCPKIPPNDKRKLKFHEMDHVEKAQLPSVFHVNTSGAKINSQIQNTLTNVPPQRSHSDLSSISVSSTDSTNDKKALAEITIIANTAAAAVDGLLPEMAPPAARMVKKTTAHAGIHRTPNKAIICHICKMSFKCIMDHIQHNMTVHFKNTETPKSNDEIDARKIATNANTSATKQTQ; encoded by the exons ATGGATATCTCTAGGCAAGCATTTAGTGAAGCGAATACTACCGGAGTGTCCATGTATTTGTCGTTTGATTCAAGCATTTCAAGTGCAGCTTATAAAACATTGGAAGCTACTACATGTGATCTTTCAATGTTGTCAAACATGGACCATGAGGAGGCAACTGTTGAAAATTCTCAGGAAATTCATCAGAATAGCACGCTGGAGGCGTTAGATTCGCATTTGAACTACCTAGAATCAGTTAAGGATATAGACTCGTGTTCAAAGCTCACTGCTTTACCAAAGCGTATTTTGCAAGAATATAATGTTGTCAGCTCGACACCCACCAAGGAACAGCTATTACGTAGTGTTGAAGTTGTACGCGGCTCCGGCGCCGAAAGATGTGTGGATCTAAAGTTTGCTTTTATGGATATGGATGACAAAAAAGTTAATGCCACAGATAAGGAAAATGCTTTACCTGCTAAAAAGGTAACAGCAATATCCAATAAAAACGACGAAGCCTCACTACGGACAATAATAGAAGAAACATCAGTTGTTGAcgaaataaatacaagtaaacaTAAGGAAGAGCCAAACATTGAAGAAACAACACCAAAGGCCACCAACAGTAAAATACCAATAACTGACGAACTACCACGGGATCCAGAAAAACCAGAAATTAAAG TTTCAGATATAAACAAAAGGAAATCACTGATTAAGAAGCCGTTATGCGAACCTGATCTCAAAGCTAATCGTCCATCAAGAATTTCTATGAATCCAAATAATCGTTATACACTAAACAATATTGGCACAAAATCAAATATTGACAAAGAGATTAAGGAAATTCCAAAATTGATGAACAAGGTGTTGAAATTCGCTGAAGCTACAATCACAGAGAACGATAAATCTAAAACAACATCTCTCTCGGATACGC CTCGACGATCTGTTTTACCCAACACGCAGCAAAACAGAAAAAGTACCATACCCACAGGGCTATCACACAACAATCGCAAAAGTATGTTGCCAATAGGTAGAACAGTACAAACCGAGGTAAATACAAAATGTACACAAAAGCCAGTCATTGAATCTACTAAGCAAGGACCGGCCAATCGAAAGTCCATGTACCCCGTAGTGCCGGCTAAAGCTGCTAACGTTCCACCATTAACTGCATCGAATACGAAAACTCGGCCAACTGTAACCGCGAAACCCGAAAGCATTTTCGTTTGCAAAGTTTGTGGTTGTAAATTTAGCCTTAAGTCACTCTTAGATGCACATAAACGTTCTCATGAAGGTGATGGTGTACCAGCATTTGTTAAGAAAACTAACACAAGCGCTGCGAGTACAACTTCATCAATTACACATTCaaataatggaaataaatgTAGATATTGCGATAAAAAGTTTGTACTACTTCGTGCTTTACACATACACCTGCTGcaaaattgtccaaaaataccACCAAATGATAAGCGCAAGTTAAAATTCCATGAAATGGATCATGTTGAAAAGGCTCAATTGCCTTCGGTCTTCCATGTAAACACTTCTGGTGCTAAAATaaactcacaaatacaaaatacattgACGAATGTACCGCCACAGCGTTCTCACTCAGATTTGAGTAGCATTTCTGTAAGTTCTACAGATTCCACAAATGATAAaaaag cgcttGCTGAAATTACCATAATAGCGAACACTGCGGCTGCAGCAGTAGACGGTTTATTGCCAGAGATGGCGCCACCCGCAGCAAGAATGGTAAAGAAAACAACAGCTCATGCTGGTATACATCGTACACCGAATAAAGCCATTATATGTCACATCTGTAAGATGTCATTTAAATGTATAATGGATCATATTCAGCATAATATGACGgtgcattttaaaaatactGAAACTCCAAAAAGCAACGACGAAATCGATGCCCGGAAGATTGCCACAAATGCGAATACATCGGCTACAAAGCAAACGCAGTAA
- the LOC105231092 gene encoding uncharacterized protein LOC105231092 isoform X1, with protein MDISRQAFSEANTTGVSMYLSFDSSISSAAYKTLEATTCDLSMLSNMDHEEATVENSQEIHQNSTLEALDSHLNYLESVKDIDSCSKLTALPKRILQEYNVVSSTPTKEQLLRSVEVVRGSGAERCVDLKFAFMDMDDKKVNATDKENALPAKKVTAISNKNDEASLRTIIEETSVVDEINTSKHKEEPNIEETTPKATNSKIPITDELPRDPEKPEIKVSDINKRKSLIKKPLCEPDLKANRPSRISMNPNNRYTLNNIGTKSNIDKEIKEIPKLMNKVLKFAEATITENDKSKTTSLSDTRKSISYNPKGRSSMLPSSVASQGEKRPFAFTQRMSVLVKTTLNSPARKIARRSVLPNTQQNRKSTIPTGLSHNNRKSMLPIGRTVQTEVNTKCTQKPVIESTKQGPANRKSMYPVVPAKAANVPPLTASNTKTRPTVTAKPESIFVCKVCGCKFSLKSLLDAHKRSHEGDGVPAFVKKTNTSAASTTSSITHSNNGNKCRYCDKKFVLLRALHIHLLQNCPKIPPNDKRKLKFHEMDHVEKAQLPSVFHVNTSGAKINSQIQNTLTNVPPQRSHSDLSSISVSSTDSTNDKKALAEITIIANTAAAAVDGLLPEMAPPAARMVKKTTAHAGIHRTPNKAIICHICKMSFKCIMDHIQHNMTVHFKNTETPKSNDEIDARKIATNANTSATKQTQ; from the exons ATGGATATCTCTAGGCAAGCATTTAGTGAAGCGAATACTACCGGAGTGTCCATGTATTTGTCGTTTGATTCAAGCATTTCAAGTGCAGCTTATAAAACATTGGAAGCTACTACATGTGATCTTTCAATGTTGTCAAACATGGACCATGAGGAGGCAACTGTTGAAAATTCTCAGGAAATTCATCAGAATAGCACGCTGGAGGCGTTAGATTCGCATTTGAACTACCTAGAATCAGTTAAGGATATAGACTCGTGTTCAAAGCTCACTGCTTTACCAAAGCGTATTTTGCAAGAATATAATGTTGTCAGCTCGACACCCACCAAGGAACAGCTATTACGTAGTGTTGAAGTTGTACGCGGCTCCGGCGCCGAAAGATGTGTGGATCTAAAGTTTGCTTTTATGGATATGGATGACAAAAAAGTTAATGCCACAGATAAGGAAAATGCTTTACCTGCTAAAAAGGTAACAGCAATATCCAATAAAAACGACGAAGCCTCACTACGGACAATAATAGAAGAAACATCAGTTGTTGAcgaaataaatacaagtaaacaTAAGGAAGAGCCAAACATTGAAGAAACAACACCAAAGGCCACCAACAGTAAAATACCAATAACTGACGAACTACCACGGGATCCAGAAAAACCAGAAATTAAAG TTTCAGATATAAACAAAAGGAAATCACTGATTAAGAAGCCGTTATGCGAACCTGATCTCAAAGCTAATCGTCCATCAAGAATTTCTATGAATCCAAATAATCGTTATACACTAAACAATATTGGCACAAAATCAAATATTGACAAAGAGATTAAGGAAATTCCAAAATTGATGAACAAGGTGTTGAAATTCGCTGAAGCTACAATCACAGAGAACGATAAATCTAAAACAACATCTCTCTCGGATACGCGTAAGTCTATTTCGTATAATCCAAAAGGACGCTCATCAATGCTACCATCTAGTGTAGCATCACAAGGTGAAAAACGTCCTTTTGCATTTACTCAACGTATGTCGGTATTGGTAAAGACCACATTAAACAGTCCCGCACGTAAAATAGCTCGACGATCTGTTTTACCCAACACGCAGCAAAACAGAAAAAGTACCATACCCACAGGGCTATCACACAACAATCGCAAAAGTATGTTGCCAATAGGTAGAACAGTACAAACCGAGGTAAATACAAAATGTACACAAAAGCCAGTCATTGAATCTACTAAGCAAGGACCGGCCAATCGAAAGTCCATGTACCCCGTAGTGCCGGCTAAAGCTGCTAACGTTCCACCATTAACTGCATCGAATACGAAAACTCGGCCAACTGTAACCGCGAAACCCGAAAGCATTTTCGTTTGCAAAGTTTGTGGTTGTAAATTTAGCCTTAAGTCACTCTTAGATGCACATAAACGTTCTCATGAAGGTGATGGTGTACCAGCATTTGTTAAGAAAACTAACACAAGCGCTGCGAGTACAACTTCATCAATTACACATTCaaataatggaaataaatgTAGATATTGCGATAAAAAGTTTGTACTACTTCGTGCTTTACACATACACCTGCTGcaaaattgtccaaaaataccACCAAATGATAAGCGCAAGTTAAAATTCCATGAAATGGATCATGTTGAAAAGGCTCAATTGCCTTCGGTCTTCCATGTAAACACTTCTGGTGCTAAAATaaactcacaaatacaaaatacattgACGAATGTACCGCCACAGCGTTCTCACTCAGATTTGAGTAGCATTTCTGTAAGTTCTACAGATTCCACAAATGATAAaaaag cgcttGCTGAAATTACCATAATAGCGAACACTGCGGCTGCAGCAGTAGACGGTTTATTGCCAGAGATGGCGCCACCCGCAGCAAGAATGGTAAAGAAAACAACAGCTCATGCTGGTATACATCGTACACCGAATAAAGCCATTATATGTCACATCTGTAAGATGTCATTTAAATGTATAATGGATCATATTCAGCATAATATGACGgtgcattttaaaaatactGAAACTCCAAAAAGCAACGACGAAATCGATGCCCGGAAGATTGCCACAAATGCGAATACATCGGCTACAAAGCAAACGCAGTAA